GGGCACGGATGCCGATTTTGAAAAAATGTCCCAGTGGGTTTAAAGCAACATAGTTTACTGTTTTTGCCTTTTTTGCCGTTGGCTGTGGAGACACAGCCAACATTCTTCAAATCTTAACTAAATAACGATGAATCACCTGAAAATAGCCACGGCTCAATTTGAAAATAAGAGCGGCGACAAAGCCTATAACCTCTCGGTCATCGAAGACCTGACCCAAAAAGCAGCGCAATCAGGCGCGAAAGCGGTGGTCTTTCATGAATGTTCCATCACGGGCTATACGTTCGCCAGGCTTCTTTCCAAAGCGCAGATGCTGGACGTGGCAGAGGTGATTCCGGACGGGCCGAGTATCCAAAAACTCAGAGAGATTGCCGAAAAATACGATGTGGCGATCCTTGCCGGATTGTTTGAAAAAGATGCTGATGAGCACCTGTACAAAGCCTACGTTTGCGTGGACAAAAACGGCTTGGTGGCAAAGTACCGCAAGCTGCACCCGTTCATCAATCCCCATCTGACGCCGGGCGATCGGTATTGCGTTTTTGAGCTGTACGGCTGGAAATGCGGGATATTGATCTGCTACGACAACAATGTCATCGAAAACGTACGTGCCACGGCTTTGCTGGGCGCTCAGATCATCTTCATGCCGCACGTGACCATGTGTACGCCTTCCACGCGACCGGGAGCGGGTTTTGTGGATGCCAAATTATGGGAAAACCGTGAGGCAGACCCGACCTCGCTGCGTTTGGAATTTGACGGTATGAAGGGCCGCGATTGGCTCATGAAATGGCTGCCCGCCCGGGCGTACGACAACGCCGTGTACGCCGTTTTTGCCAATCCCATCGGCATGGACGATGACCAATTGAAAAATGGGTGCTCCATGATTCTGGACCCGTTTGGCGATGTTATTGCCGAGTGCCGCACGTTGGGCGATGATTTCGTAACGGCGACGTTAACCCCTGAGAAACTGACGCAGGCCGGTGGGTATCGCTACCTTAAAGCCCGCCGCCCGGACCTCTACCGCGACATCATCGGGCAGGACCACCAACCCGAGCAAAAAGTAGTGTGGCTGAAGGAGAAGTAATAGGTGTGTTATTGATTTCCTATTTTAAAAGATCACCAAATTCAATAGAGGAGTCGTGACTGACAACGGTTAAATGACAGGATAAGTATTGGGTATTATTTGCCGGAGTAGTTAGGTTTTGTGTAATTTGCTGTTTATCAATAATATAAAGGGGCTAAATACTTCATGCTAATTGCCGCACAATCGGTTTCGTCGATACTCCCTCTGAAATTTACCCTTTTACATTTACCGATTTCCGTTGGCGACTACGGATGTGCCGCAACCCACACTTCGCCGTCTTCAAAAAACTCCTTTTTCCAGATGGGAACGGTTTCTTTGAGTGTGTCGATGGCAAACTGACAGGCTTCAAACGCGGTGTTTCGGTGGGCACAGGCCACGGCAATGATGACGGGAATCTCCCCAATGTCCAACACGCCCACGCGGTGATGAATGGATATCTTCAAAACGGGCCAACGACGCATGGCTTCTTCGGCAATCTTCTGCATTTCCCGGATGGCCATCGGTGCGTAGGCTTCAAACTCCAACCGTAAAACGCGTTTACCTTTGGTCTGATGGCGCACCGTTCCTACAAAGGTGACGATGCCGCCGGCTTCGTCAGAGAGTACATAGTCAAAACACGTTTGGGTAGATAAAGTTGTCTCTAACAGCTGAATGTCGATCATGGGGACGTATGAAAAAAAAATGAAGCTCAAAAATAGTGAGTTCATCCTAAAAAATGGCCGTTTCCCACAAATCTACTTCCTCCGTACACTTTTTTACGCAGTCCTTTGTTACATACTGAAACTCATTCTACCGCTCATTATGAATCGTCTGCCGGCCATCCTTATTACCATTGGCATTTTCTTTTTGTTGGATTTCTACGTTTTCCAAGCCGTACGAACCCTTACCCGCGACAGCTCCTCTGATACGCGTCGTCTTATCCACGGGATTTATTGGGCCATTCCGGCCGTCAGCCTGGTGGTGTGGATCGTTACCCAATTTCTGATACCCCCAGATTCCCTCAGTCGCATGACGCGCCAATTTATCTGGACGGGCCTGTTGATTCCTTATTTCGCTAAGTTTTTTGCGCTGTTGATTCTTTTGCTCGACGATGTGATCCGCTTTGGAAAATGGGTGACAGGCTTCTTTACCGAGAAGTCTTCTACGGCTGTATCGCCCGCGGCCGTTCCGCAGGCTGACGCCATTCCTCGCTCGGAATTTTTGATGAAATCGGCCCTGGCCGTGGCCGGCACCACGGTGGCCGGATTCACGTACGGCATCATTTCCGGGGCGCACGATTACCGCATTCGTCGGGTACGCATTCCCGTCAAAAACCTGCCGAAGGCGTTTGAAGGGGTCCGAATCGGGCAACTTTCCGACATCCACTCGGGGAGTTTCTTTAACAAAACGGCCGTCAAAGGCGGCGTAGAAATGCTGATGGCCGAAAAACCCGACCTGTTTTTCTTCACTGGCGATCTGGTCAACAATACTGCCGATGAGGTAAAGGACTACATTGACATTTTTAAAAAGATTAAGGCACCGCTGGGTACTTTTTCGGTCTTGGGAAATCATGATTACGGCGATTACTACCAATGGCCGAGCATCGAAGCCAAACGCCGAAATTTGCAGGATCTGAAAGAAGCTCATCGTCTGTTGGGGTGGGACTTGCTGTTGGATGAACACCGCGCCATCAAAGTCGGCAACGAGAAAATCGGCCTGTTGGGCATTCAGAACTGGGGAATGGGCGGGTTTGCCAAATACGGGCGCCTCGAAAATGCGTACAGCAAAACCGATGATTTTCCCGTAAAATTGTTACTTTCACATGACCCAAGCCACTGGAATGCGCAGGTGACCTCCTCTTACCAAGACATTGATGTAGCCTTTGCCGGACACACCCACGGCATGCAGTTTGGGGTAGAGATCGGCGGGTTTCAATGGAGCCCCGTGCAGTATCGGTACAAACAGTGGGGCGGGCTTTATACCGAAGGAAGCCAGCATTTGTACGTAAACCGTGGATTTGGCTACATCGGGTATCCCGGCCGCGTGGGAATCTTACCCGAAATCACCCTTGTGGAATTAGTGAAAGCATAATAATCAACGCAGGAATTGGAATAGCTATGAACATTATCAATAACGTTGACCTTCACCGTTTTGAAGCAGAAGTGGACGGGGAAACGGCCTTTGTGGAATATCAATGGAAGAATGAAACGATTTATATTCTTCATACTTTCGTTCCTCATGCATTGCGCGGACGGGGATTAGCCGGTCAACTGGCCGAATTTGTCCTGACAAGGATTCGTGAGGAGCAGTGGCCCGTAAAGATATATTGCCCTTTTTTTGCCAAATACATTGAGGAGCATCCTGAATACCGGGATTTAATTCATGCTTAAGGTCCGGAAATGCGGGCCTCAAGCACCCTTTTCCAAACCATGGGGGATTTGCGCCAAGAAGGCTATAAGGATGACAGTTGTTTGTTCAGTATCATTATTCTTTTTCTTTTGTGATTACCTCTTCTTTTTACCAAGAGCTTCAGGCGTTTCTGGATGAACGCATCAGCGTCAGTATGGACGTACGCCATGCCCATGGCGAGGGTTTCAGCTACCATGAAAATACCCCGCCGGATGTGGTAGTCTTTCCCAACACCACCGAAGAGGTCTCCGCAATTGTGGTCATTTGTGCCAAGTATGGGATTCCCATTGTCCCCTTTGGGGCAGGTACTTCCATTGAAGGGCACGTTTTGGCCCTGAAGGGTGGTGTTTGCATCGACCTTCGAAATATGAACCAAGTGCCCGAAATCAATCGGGAGGATATGTACGTAACAGTGCAGGCGGGCGTAACGCGCAATCAGCTGGACGAGCTGCTCGAAGGAACCGGCTTTTTCTTTCCCATCGGTCCGGGCGTTAATGCTACCTTGGGCGGCATGGCAAGTACCCGGGCGTCGGGCACGAATGCCGTGCGGTACGGGACCATGAAAGACAATGTATTGGCCCTAACGGCCGTCATGCCCGACGGTAAGATCATCAAAACGGGCAGTAAAGCCAAAAAATCCTCGGCGGGCTACGACCTCACGCGCCTGCTGGTGGGGGCCGAAGGTACGTTGGGTATCATTACCGAACTTACGCTTAAACTTCACAGCGAGCCCGAAACCGTCTATGCGGCCATTTGTGCCTTTCCTTCGGTAGAAGCTGCCGTGGCAACGGCCATCAAAACCATTCAAAAAGGCGTGCCGATTGCCAAAATCGAGTTGTTGGACGATGCCATGATGCGGGCCATCAACCGCTATTCGGCGCTCAGTTACCCCGAAGTTCCTACGTTGTTTTTGGAGTTTCAGGGAACGGTCGCGGAAGTGGAAGGGCAGATCGCCAAGGTAGAAGAATACGCCCGCTTTTATGGCGCTTCCGATTTTTTGTGGGAAAAAGACGCCGCCAATCGAAAACGCCTGTGGCGCGCCCGTACGGATGCCGCTCCGGCCGCGATGGCGTTGCGCCCCGGGGCGCAGTTGATGTCGACCGACGTGTGCGTGCCTATCTCGCGGTTGGCAAAGTGCATTGTCGATACGCAGCGTGATATTGAAGAAACGGGCATTATCGCGCCTATTCTGGGACACGTCGGAGACGGCAATTTTCACCTTACCATCCTCATTGACTCAGAAGATAAAGAGGAATTTAACCGCGCCAAAGCCCTGAATGAACGACTGGTACGACGGGCCTTGGCCATGGGCGGGACCTGTACGGGAGAGCACGGCATCGGAGTGGGAAAATTACCCTATATGGCCTTAGAGCACGGCGACTCGCTGGAGGTCATGCGGGCCATCAAGCTCGCCATTGACCCTCAAAATCTGATGAACCCCGGGAAGCTGCTGCCGGAGCGGTGAGTAGCAAAAAGTACGCGCAGTTGTGAGCAACCCGGCCGGGGTTTTGAGAAACCGCCGGCACGAATCCGGAACTGTTTTTGTTTGCAACATACTATTCCATTACCAATTGACACAAAAAACATGAGTCATCCCGAAGTTTAGGGTAAAAAAGAACCTCCTTGTAATTTTGAGAGTCACTACAAACTCAAAAACAGGGAGGTCTTTTTATGTTCAGAACAATACTGCAAAACAAGGATAAAAACGCTTCAAAGTCAAGAGCTTCAGACTTCATTTTAGAACGGGGGCATCGGTATCTTCACCCACTTCAACTTCGCTTAGATGCCCTGATTGATACTCGTTTGGTGAGTACATTCTATGACTTATTTATGGCGATATTGGTGTTTCGTCACAACAGGATGGGGCTGTTATTGAGCGAGTTAGGCGGGTATATTTGTGGATTATCGCACGCCCCGGCGGGTACGAAGCGTATCAGCAATTTACTTCGATGTAAAAAATGGTCTTCCACATTGATTGATGACTTTTTCTTTGAACGTAGCCGTGAGCGAATTAAGTCCTTACAATCCAATGGTCAACGTCCTTTACTGCTGTGGGATGAGAGTAAGATTGAAAAGAGTGAATCATGGTTTTTGGAAGGCTTATGCAGTGTGGAAAGCAGTAAAGGCAAAAGATTGACCAAAATAAGAAAAGGCTTTTATAAGCCACCTACTCAACGCATTTGTGTGCCCGGCTTTCATTGGACAGCTACCCTTTTGTCAGCTTTGGGACAAACTCCAAGTGTATGTCAGATGAGTTGGTGGACATCAAGGGGTAAATATCAGGAAGTAGGGACCAACATTATCTTTCGGATGCTCAAAAAGCTCCATAAAACCATTGGAAGCAGCGTTCTGCATGTGTTAGACCGAGGTTATGCCAATGCCTGGACGATTGAATGGATGAATGAGTTTAAACAGGACTTTTTAGTTCGTTGGAAGAAAACACATCTATTATGCCATTCTGAAAAAGGAACCAAACAGACTCATTTATTAGCTCGCTCTTTCAAAGCAGTGGGGCGTAAAATGCTTCGTGATAACCAACGCAAAATCAGTAAGTATGTCACGATCGCTTACACACAGGTCACTCACGCTGATTTCAAAGATAAATCCCTATGGCTCATTATCGTACGTGACAAAAAAAGTTTACAGCCCCCTATGTATCTGCTAACCTCCATTGCCATTACCAATACTCGATTGGCTTGGGAGATGTGTCATTCTTATATGCATCGCTGGAATATAGAGCAAACCTTTAGATGTAGTAAAGCCGAATTGGGTATGGAGTCACCCAGGCTTTGGTTCTGGGAAAATAGACTCAAATTACTTGCTATTGTAGCATTAGTCTATGATTTTCTGCTGATGTTATTGAGAAATTGGAGCCATTGGATTCCGCTTTTTCTCAGACATTGGTGCCATAGAACAGGAAATCGGTACCGAAACGCTTCGATACCGATTTACAGATTAAGACTCGCCATCTCCCACGTGCTTTACACTGCTTGTTGCGCTTGCCAAACTTCGGGATGACTCATGTTTTTATAGATAGAGTACTTTGAAATCAGACCAATTTTGCCTCTAAGCTGATGGGCACGGCCGACAATGCCTGTGAAATGGGGCAATTGGCTTTGGCAACGCCTGCTAATTCAAGAAATTTTTCTTCGGAAATAGAAGGTACTGTGCCCTCTACCGACAGTTTGATGCCGGATACTTTAAAACCGGCATCGCCTTTTTCCATTTCAACGGTGGCTTTGGTGGCCAATTGGGTAGGAGGGAAGCCCGCACCCGTCAATTGAAAACTGAGGGCCATTGAAAAGCAACCCGCATGGGCGGCGGCGATGAGTT
Above is a window of Runella slithyformis DSM 19594 DNA encoding:
- a CDS encoding nitrilase family protein, with amino-acid sequence MNHLKIATAQFENKSGDKAYNLSVIEDLTQKAAQSGAKAVVFHECSITGYTFARLLSKAQMLDVAEVIPDGPSIQKLREIAEKYDVAILAGLFEKDADEHLYKAYVCVDKNGLVAKYRKLHPFINPHLTPGDRYCVFELYGWKCGILICYDNNVIENVRATALLGAQIIFMPHVTMCTPSTRPGAGFVDAKLWENREADPTSLRLEFDGMKGRDWLMKWLPARAYDNAVYAVFANPIGMDDDQLKNGCSMILDPFGDVIAECRTLGDDFVTATLTPEKLTQAGGYRYLKARRPDLYRDIIGQDHQPEQKVVWLKEK
- a CDS encoding molybdenum cofactor biosynthesis protein MoaE, giving the protein MIDIQLLETTLSTQTCFDYVLSDEAGGIVTFVGTVRHQTKGKRVLRLEFEAYAPMAIREMQKIAEEAMRRWPVLKISIHHRVGVLDIGEIPVIIAVACAHRNTAFEACQFAIDTLKETVPIWKKEFFEDGEVWVAAHP
- a CDS encoding metallophosphoesterase, yielding MNRLPAILITIGIFFLLDFYVFQAVRTLTRDSSSDTRRLIHGIYWAIPAVSLVVWIVTQFLIPPDSLSRMTRQFIWTGLLIPYFAKFFALLILLLDDVIRFGKWVTGFFTEKSSTAVSPAAVPQADAIPRSEFLMKSALAVAGTTVAGFTYGIISGAHDYRIRRVRIPVKNLPKAFEGVRIGQLSDIHSGSFFNKTAVKGGVEMLMAEKPDLFFFTGDLVNNTADEVKDYIDIFKKIKAPLGTFSVLGNHDYGDYYQWPSIEAKRRNLQDLKEAHRLLGWDLLLDEHRAIKVGNEKIGLLGIQNWGMGGFAKYGRLENAYSKTDDFPVKLLLSHDPSHWNAQVTSSYQDIDVAFAGHTHGMQFGVEIGGFQWSPVQYRYKQWGGLYTEGSQHLYVNRGFGYIGYPGRVGILPEITLVELVKA
- a CDS encoding GNAT family N-acetyltransferase, which translates into the protein MNIINNVDLHRFEAEVDGETAFVEYQWKNETIYILHTFVPHALRGRGLAGQLAEFVLTRIREEQWPVKIYCPFFAKYIEEHPEYRDLIHA
- a CDS encoding FAD-binding oxidoreductase; protein product: MITSSFYQELQAFLDERISVSMDVRHAHGEGFSYHENTPPDVVVFPNTTEEVSAIVVICAKYGIPIVPFGAGTSIEGHVLALKGGVCIDLRNMNQVPEINREDMYVTVQAGVTRNQLDELLEGTGFFFPIGPGVNATLGGMASTRASGTNAVRYGTMKDNVLALTAVMPDGKIIKTGSKAKKSSAGYDLTRLLVGAEGTLGIITELTLKLHSEPETVYAAICAFPSVEAAVATAIKTIQKGVPIAKIELLDDAMMRAINRYSALSYPEVPTLFLEFQGTVAEVEGQIAKVEEYARFYGASDFLWEKDAANRKRLWRARTDAAPAAMALRPGAQLMSTDVCVPISRLAKCIVDTQRDIEETGIIAPILGHVGDGNFHLTILIDSEDKEEFNRAKALNERLVRRALAMGGTCTGEHGIGVGKLPYMALEHGDSLEVMRAIKLAIDPQNLMNPGKLLPER
- a CDS encoding transposase codes for the protein MFRTILQNKDKNASKSRASDFILERGHRYLHPLQLRLDALIDTRLVSTFYDLFMAILVFRHNRMGLLLSELGGYICGLSHAPAGTKRISNLLRCKKWSSTLIDDFFFERSRERIKSLQSNGQRPLLLWDESKIEKSESWFLEGLCSVESSKGKRLTKIRKGFYKPPTQRICVPGFHWTATLLSALGQTPSVCQMSWWTSRGKYQEVGTNIIFRMLKKLHKTIGSSVLHVLDRGYANAWTIEWMNEFKQDFLVRWKKTHLLCHSEKGTKQTHLLARSFKAVGRKMLRDNQRKISKYVTIAYTQVTHADFKDKSLWLIIVRDKKSLQPPMYLLTSIAITNTRLAWEMCHSYMHRWNIEQTFRCSKAELGMESPRLWFWENRLKLLAIVALVYDFLLMLLRNWSHWIPLFLRHWCHRTGNRYRNASIPIYRLRLAISHVLYTACCACQTSG
- a CDS encoding OsmC family protein, yielding MAAIKRISNAVWNGTGLEGSGTLSTTSGVLKDTPYSFAARFQSEDGKAGTNPEELIAAAHAGCFSMALSFQLTGAGFPPTQLATKATVEMEKGDAGFKVSGIKLSVEGTVPSISEEKFLELAGVAKANCPISQALSAVPISLEAKLV